A genomic window from Candidatus Bathyarchaeota archaeon includes:
- a CDS encoding radical SAM protein, with amino-acid sequence MDLLTNQKLWNSVITTPPVRWMLKKTLTRCRKCNKSPLETALDNSAGIMSSKCSSCRVYVHVIEFWIDFIQRALGVEENRLSKLFSDSYVRRAILSIVSGFSEFGFCRPIQIHAPLLVVWNFTYKCNLNCKHCYSNSGASAKNELSTEDALKVVDQLAEFGVTSLAFSGGEPLMRKDFFAVAKHAVDSGLYVSLATNGTLLTEENVKKLKEIGLHYVEVSLDGSNAKTHDHFRGKTGAFEQTLQGLKNCMNKNICTCVAITGTKNNLEEVPAVIDMAEEMGIDRFTLFNFIPVGRGKEIVAADPSPQEREKLLRLFNQKLSEGLRMAILSTTPQLARVALQCQSPTEGDLIMPLAHMEATKISKRAKALADFIGGCGAGRFYCAISPEGHVQPCVFMPLIVGDLKTQKMEDIWLTSDVLKDLRNRENLKGRCSKCEYKYVCGGCRARAYAYHDDYLMSDPGCIKQVSEGD; translated from the coding sequence ATGGACCTGTTAACTAATCAAAAACTTTGGAATTCTGTTATAACGACTCCTCCCGTAAGGTGGATGCTAAAAAAAACACTAACTAGATGTCGTAAATGTAATAAGAGTCCCCTTGAAACTGCCCTAGACAACTCTGCAGGAATAATGAGCTCAAAGTGTTCTTCATGTCGGGTTTATGTTCACGTTATTGAATTTTGGATTGATTTTATACAAAGAGCGTTGGGTGTAGAAGAAAATCGCCTTTCAAAACTGTTTTCAGACTCTTACGTTAGACGAGCTATCCTAAGTATTGTTTCAGGATTTTCTGAATTTGGTTTTTGTCGCCCTATACAAATTCATGCCCCTTTGCTTGTGGTCTGGAATTTTACTTACAAATGCAACCTCAACTGTAAACATTGTTACTCAAACTCTGGAGCCAGCGCAAAAAATGAGCTTTCAACCGAAGATGCACTAAAAGTTGTAGATCAACTTGCAGAATTTGGAGTGACCTCCTTAGCCTTTTCAGGTGGTGAACCCTTGATGCGAAAAGACTTTTTTGCAGTCGCCAAACATGCGGTTGATTCTGGATTGTATGTTTCTTTAGCTACAAACGGCACATTACTTACTGAAGAAAACGTTAAAAAACTCAAAGAAATTGGTCTTCACTATGTTGAAGTAAGCCTTGACGGTTCCAACGCCAAAACCCATGACCATTTCAGGGGAAAAACAGGTGCTTTTGAGCAAACCTTGCAGGGATTAAAGAATTGCATGAACAAAAACATCTGTACTTGTGTGGCAATAACTGGAACAAAAAATAACTTGGAAGAAGTTCCTGCAGTTATTGATATGGCAGAAGAGATGGGAATCGACAGATTCACTTTATTCAATTTTATACCTGTTGGTAGAGGCAAAGAAATTGTTGCAGCTGATCCTTCTCCTCAAGAACGGGAAAAACTTTTGAGGCTTTTTAACCAAAAATTGTCTGAAGGACTCAGAATGGCTATATTGAGCACAACTCCTCAGCTTGCTCGAGTTGCTTTGCAGTGTCAGTCTCCAACTGAAGGAGATTTGATTATGCCTTTAGCTCACATGGAAGCCACAAAAATAAGTAAACGAGCTAAAGCCCTTGCAGATTTCATTGGTGGTTGTGGTGCAGGACGATTCTATTGTGCAATTTCTCCCGAAGGACACGTTCAACCGTGCGTATTTATGCCCCTAATTGTGGGTGATCTAAAAACCCAAAAAATGGAAGATATCTGGTTGACTTCAGATGTACTTAAAGACCTCAGAAACCGTGAAAACCTGAAAGGTCGATGCAGCAAATGCGAATATAAGTATGTATGCGGAGGATGCAGAGCACGTGCCTACGCTTACCATGATGATTATCTGATGTCTGATCCTGGCTGCATTAAACAGGTCTCAGAAGGCGACTGA
- a CDS encoding PQQ-binding-like beta-propeller repeat protein, with protein MKFSKKNLKISTITAILLLTMSASLIALPTAFAQPGTTWPSFPVLSIIPDQSAVGQEVLLSYGITRQTAWPQSGWTGITVTVTAPDGSTQTLGPYNTDTTGLGGAVFIPTMAGTYKFVCNFPEQDVTTSVAGLEAGTTMLASHTPEIELVVTEDGDRHFFPDTPMPDEYWVRPIDAQNREWFSVAGSWLDGNYKRGHYNRNADGNDGPETGHILWEMIQDVGGLAGGLEMGWHSFEDGDAYEGKWSNPMIIAGTLIGVRYVRGTQVTYAVNVRTGEMMWEKVLGEDIDLALSPGFGQVFYWTTMNNHGCYAYLWATQGSTWHAFDPLTGRWEYTMTNVPGGTRVPGPNGEILLYNINGAAGTLTKWNSTAAYYDMMLAGYGDSPTATYEAGRWRPIGTTFDAEYGVEYTVPVPIDQLSGALSFGFMSYGKLVIPEDRIIGGNTEWAGGAAVQNPHFWAIDLRPGHEGELIFSRNWDVPEAGVHYDFAGSHPFSVEYDLFVVTGKETRKHYAISMTTGQQLWATTAFEPYNNAYSNVYMDPWGQSICYGDKLITQGFGGVSTAYSLVDGSMVWQYRAGNEYGEFLFGNDWSIPAAFTADGKLYLVHAEHSAIDPKPRGAPTICLDIATGNEVWRTDGLRLGTRWGGQPIIGDSVITAFSSYDNTIVALGKGPSELTIKGPDTSVPLGNEVLITGTVMDVSPGTKDPEAMLRFSDGVPAISDGDMSEWMLYVYKHRPRPANAVGVNVKIEAVTPNMECIQLGTTTSDSYGKYGFAFKPEMQGVYTIIATFEGSGGYFGSTSTTYVNVGQAGSASTPIEPDQPHGTPVITTEVAIILAVVIAAVIGVAAFWALKRK; from the coding sequence ATGAAATTTTCGAAAAAAAATCTAAAAATATCTACTATCACCGCGATTCTATTACTGACGATGTCTGCTAGCCTCATAGCTTTACCTACTGCCTTTGCACAACCTGGAACAACTTGGCCCTCATTTCCAGTTTTGTCTATAATTCCTGATCAATCTGCAGTTGGCCAAGAAGTTTTGCTGTCATACGGTATTACTCGTCAAACTGCCTGGCCACAATCAGGCTGGACAGGAATAACCGTAACCGTTACAGCACCTGACGGAAGCACACAAACTTTAGGACCCTACAACACAGACACAACCGGATTAGGCGGCGCAGTGTTCATCCCAACAATGGCTGGAACATACAAATTCGTATGCAACTTCCCAGAACAAGACGTTACAACTAGTGTTGCAGGTCTTGAAGCAGGAACAACAATGTTAGCAAGCCACACCCCAGAAATTGAATTAGTTGTAACTGAAGATGGTGACCGGCACTTCTTCCCGGACACTCCTATGCCCGATGAATATTGGGTAAGGCCAATTGATGCGCAAAACAGAGAATGGTTCTCAGTCGCAGGAAGCTGGCTTGATGGTAACTACAAACGGGGTCACTATAACCGAAATGCAGATGGTAACGATGGTCCAGAAACTGGCCACATCCTATGGGAAATGATCCAAGATGTGGGCGGATTAGCTGGAGGCTTGGAAATGGGTTGGCACAGCTTTGAAGACGGAGATGCTTACGAAGGCAAATGGAGCAACCCAATGATCATCGCTGGAACCCTCATTGGAGTTAGATACGTTAGAGGGACACAAGTAACCTATGCAGTTAACGTGCGAACTGGTGAAATGATGTGGGAGAAAGTCTTAGGAGAAGACATCGACCTAGCATTATCACCAGGCTTTGGACAAGTCTTCTATTGGACAACAATGAACAACCACGGATGTTACGCCTACCTATGGGCAACACAAGGCAGCACATGGCACGCATTTGATCCTCTTACTGGACGATGGGAATATACCATGACTAACGTTCCAGGAGGAACACGAGTACCCGGTCCAAACGGCGAAATTCTACTTTACAACATTAATGGAGCTGCTGGAACCCTAACAAAGTGGAACTCAACAGCAGCATACTACGACATGATGTTAGCTGGATACGGTGACAGTCCAACTGCAACATATGAGGCTGGTCGATGGAGACCAATCGGAACAACATTTGATGCTGAATATGGAGTAGAATACACTGTTCCGGTTCCAATCGACCAACTATCAGGCGCATTATCATTTGGCTTTATGAGCTATGGTAAACTAGTAATTCCAGAAGATCGAATAATCGGTGGAAACACTGAATGGGCAGGAGGCGCTGCAGTACAAAACCCACACTTTTGGGCTATTGACCTAAGACCTGGACATGAAGGTGAATTAATCTTCAGTAGAAACTGGGACGTACCTGAAGCAGGAGTCCACTATGACTTTGCAGGTTCACACCCATTTTCAGTAGAATATGATTTGTTCGTTGTCACAGGAAAAGAAACCCGAAAACACTATGCAATCAGCATGACAACTGGTCAGCAACTATGGGCAACTACCGCCTTTGAACCATACAACAACGCATATTCAAACGTCTACATGGACCCTTGGGGACAATCAATTTGTTATGGTGACAAACTCATTACTCAAGGATTCGGAGGTGTAAGTACTGCTTACAGTCTAGTTGACGGAAGTATGGTCTGGCAATACAGAGCAGGCAACGAATATGGAGAATTCTTGTTTGGAAACGATTGGTCTATTCCAGCTGCTTTCACTGCTGATGGTAAGCTCTATCTAGTCCATGCTGAGCACTCTGCTATTGATCCTAAACCACGAGGTGCACCCACAATTTGCCTTGATATCGCTACTGGTAACGAAGTCTGGAGAACTGACGGTTTGCGGTTAGGTACCCGATGGGGTGGTCAACCAATAATCGGAGACAGCGTAATTACTGCATTTAGCTCATACGACAACACAATCGTTGCTCTCGGGAAAGGCCCAAGTGAACTAACAATTAAAGGTCCAGATACTAGTGTACCTCTTGGAAACGAAGTGCTAATTACTGGTACCGTAATGGATGTATCTCCAGGAACTAAAGATCCTGAAGCAATGTTGCGGTTCTCCGATGGTGTGCCAGCAATTTCTGATGGTGACATGAGCGAATGGATGCTCTATGTTTACAAACACAGGCCTCGTCCAGCAAATGCAGTGGGTGTTAACGTTAAGATTGAAGCAGTAACTCCAAACATGGAATGCATACAACTAGGCACAACGACAAGCGACTCTTATGGAAAGTATGGCTTTGCATTCAAACCTGAAATGCAAGGTGTATACACAATAATTGCAACCTTTGAAGGCTCTGGTGGATACTTCGGATCAACTTCAACAACCTATGTAAATGTAGGTCAAGCAGGATCTGCATCAACCCCAATCGAACCTGACCAACCACACGGAACACCTGTAATCACTACAGAAGTAGCTATCATATTGGCTGTCGTAATTGCAGCAGTCATTGGCGTAGCAGCATTCTGGGCGCTAAAGAGGAAATAA
- a CDS encoding cobalamin B12-binding domain-containing protein: MKPHVTLVNPPYPSNAHQHPPFTPLGLGYLAAVLEKNNYVVDVIDCQALGISYAEFKTELAKRKPDIIGMTSTTLTYKSALKIAEIAKQIHPNCLTILGGCHVTFWDENALKECPSLDVVVRKEGENTILELVQRMDAGKSFSDILGITCRDGDTFIRNPDRPYIEDLDSLPFPAHHLWPLDHLKKYGNVIFPLMTSRGCVYWCEFCSAVRMFGRRYRMRSAKNVVDEMEYLHKTYGSSTFTFYDDAFTVDQVRVEEICKELYARNLKLTWDCGTRVDMVNKELLQKMKNAGCIAVWFGVEAGSQRVLDEMGKGFTSQLTKDAFKMAQDIGLMTIASVVFGFPGETKETAMETIKFIEEINPDDVGYYIATPYPGTPMADYVTKMGWVKVTDFNKYDTATPIFELPTLSMQDVREIREKAFHRFYIRPTYIIRMFAKGGTYGYSATKTALAHLLRATKSKIHK; the protein is encoded by the coding sequence ATGAAACCACATGTGACTCTTGTCAATCCCCCATATCCAAGTAATGCACATCAGCATCCCCCTTTTACTCCTTTGGGTCTTGGTTATCTGGCTGCTGTCTTGGAAAAAAACAATTATGTAGTTGACGTTATCGATTGCCAAGCTCTTGGTATATCTTATGCAGAATTCAAAACTGAACTTGCTAAAAGAAAACCTGATATCATCGGAATGACATCTACCACTTTAACCTACAAATCTGCGTTGAAAATCGCTGAAATTGCTAAACAAATACATCCAAACTGTTTGACCATTTTGGGAGGATGTCATGTTACTTTTTGGGATGAAAATGCACTGAAAGAGTGTCCATCATTGGATGTTGTTGTTCGAAAAGAAGGTGAAAACACAATATTGGAACTAGTTCAACGAATGGATGCTGGCAAGTCATTTAGTGACATCTTAGGTATAACATGCCGAGATGGTGACACCTTTATTCGTAACCCTGATCGACCTTATATTGAAGACCTTGACAGTTTGCCTTTTCCTGCTCATCATTTGTGGCCTCTTGATCATTTAAAAAAATATGGCAATGTAATATTTCCCTTGATGACCAGCCGTGGCTGTGTATACTGGTGTGAATTTTGTTCTGCTGTACGAATGTTTGGCAGAAGATACCGCATGAGAAGTGCAAAAAACGTTGTTGATGAAATGGAATATCTTCACAAAACTTATGGCTCAAGTACTTTCACTTTCTATGATGACGCTTTCACTGTTGACCAAGTCCGTGTTGAAGAAATATGTAAAGAGTTGTATGCCCGAAATCTTAAGTTAACTTGGGATTGTGGGACTCGTGTTGACATGGTTAACAAAGAACTGCTTCAAAAAATGAAAAATGCAGGATGTATTGCTGTTTGGTTTGGTGTTGAAGCTGGTTCCCAACGTGTCTTAGATGAAATGGGCAAAGGATTTACTTCACAACTTACAAAGGACGCTTTCAAAATGGCTCAAGATATTGGGTTAATGACTATTGCAAGCGTTGTTTTTGGTTTTCCTGGTGAAACCAAAGAAACTGCTATGGAAACCATCAAGTTCATTGAAGAAATCAATCCCGATGACGTCGGATATTACATTGCTACGCCTTATCCTGGTACTCCAATGGCTGATTATGTAACAAAGATGGGTTGGGTGAAAGTAACGGACTTTAATAAATACGATACAGCTACGCCAATCTTTGAGTTACCTACATTGAGTATGCAAGATGTGCGCGAAATCCGTGAAAAGGCTTTTCACAGATTCTATATTCGACCAACGTACATTATTCGAATGTTTGCTAAAGGTGGAACATACGGTTATTCTGCAACAAAAACAGCTCTTGCACATCTTCTCAGGGCAACTAAGTCCAAAATTCACAAATAA
- a CDS encoding glycosyltransferase family 2 protein has translation MVKSKEDKERNKVIVSVIIPVFNEEVTVGDVINRTNKTLEKMGLSYEVLVVDDGSNDKSADIAQKQKAIVIKGCHTGKGFALRCGFLRAKGEYVVTIDADGSHKPEEIPLILQYLTDDKADFVVGSRFANSEHNKTKIPKINRAGNKLFNNLTRYLTGVNITDSQSGFRAIRASLIKKMKLTSYGYEVESEMLVKALRKQARVVETPISFIQRTVGQSKLDPIKDGTRILYAIVTSYLS, from the coding sequence ATGGTAAAAAGCAAAGAAGACAAGGAACGAAACAAAGTTATCGTTTCTGTTATTATTCCAGTGTTCAACGAAGAAGTAACTGTAGGGGACGTAATTAATCGCACAAATAAAACACTGGAAAAAATGGGATTATCCTACGAAGTTCTAGTTGTAGATGATGGTTCAAACGATAAATCAGCAGATATTGCTCAAAAACAAAAAGCAATAGTCATAAAAGGATGCCACACAGGAAAAGGATTTGCGCTCAGGTGTGGCTTTTTGCGTGCTAAAGGAGAATATGTAGTTACAATAGATGCAGATGGTTCGCATAAACCTGAAGAAATTCCGTTGATTTTACAGTATTTAACGGATGACAAGGCTGATTTTGTTGTTGGGTCAAGATTTGCAAATTCTGAACATAACAAAACTAAGATTCCGAAAATAAACAGGGCAGGAAATAAACTATTCAACAACCTGACAAGGTATCTCACTGGAGTTAACATAACTGATTCCCAGTCAGGATTTCGAGCGATTCGAGCTTCGCTGATAAAAAAAATGAAGTTAACTTCTTATGGGTATGAAGTGGAGTCTGAAATGCTTGTTAAAGCCTTACGAAAACAGGCGCGAGTTGTAGAAACTCCCATAAGTTTTATTCAGCGAACAGTAGGGCAATCAAAGCTTGACCCTATAAAAGATGGGACAAGAATACTTTATGCTATAGTTACATCTTATTTATCATAA
- a CDS encoding glycosyltransferase family 4 protein, translating into MNVCFVTPEYFPISGGTGAYVFYLSHSLQQMGHHIHVVARDKQDSERTVNGIKVHYITGVGNALTRYWKFARSASKKIKELDEEIGIDIIHANLPLVPNFAIPKDSAKAIVCAVHSTWKGEAIVTKRDNPKELNPNEKAMLRFNSVLRSYEKKLMNRSDALIAVSKYTVNELTDLYGISTEKIHVIYNGVDIQKFKPRPNKIELRQQFGLEPDNKIVLFVGRLYHRKGLEPLLRSIPLVLKEFSKVTFAISGTGFKEKEESLRNLAKELNIEKDVKFLGYVPDEKLPELYSASDIFVLPAIYENFPFAILEAQSTALPVISTNVGGIPEFLEDRKNGFVIEAGDEPELTQKLLTLLQNPDLAKKMGDLGREMIEQKLSWNIITNQVIDLYHELLGTA; encoded by the coding sequence TTGAATGTGTGTTTTGTAACTCCCGAATATTTCCCAATTTCTGGGGGAACAGGAGCCTACGTTTTTTACCTTTCTCACAGTTTGCAACAAATGGGACATCATATTCATGTTGTTGCTCGAGATAAACAGGACTCAGAAAGGACTGTTAACGGAATTAAAGTTCATTACATAACTGGTGTTGGAAATGCTTTAACCCGATATTGGAAGTTTGCTCGTTCGGCATCCAAGAAAATCAAAGAACTTGACGAGGAAATCGGCATTGATATAATACACGCAAATCTTCCGTTGGTTCCAAATTTTGCCATACCAAAGGATTCAGCTAAAGCGATTGTATGTGCGGTTCATTCTACATGGAAAGGTGAAGCCATAGTAACAAAACGTGACAACCCCAAAGAGTTGAACCCCAACGAGAAAGCGATGCTCAGGTTTAATTCTGTTCTAAGATCGTACGAAAAAAAGTTGATGAACCGTTCAGATGCCCTGATTGCAGTGAGTAAATACACGGTTAATGAATTAACAGACCTTTATGGAATCAGCACAGAAAAAATACACGTAATCTACAACGGAGTAGACATACAAAAATTCAAACCGCGACCAAACAAAATAGAACTACGACAACAGTTTGGATTAGAACCAGATAATAAAATCGTTTTGTTTGTAGGGCGTTTGTATCACCGTAAAGGTTTAGAGCCTTTATTGCGGTCGATTCCTTTGGTTCTTAAAGAATTCAGTAAAGTAACTTTTGCAATATCTGGAACAGGATTCAAAGAAAAAGAAGAAAGCCTACGAAACTTAGCAAAAGAACTAAACATCGAAAAGGATGTAAAATTCTTGGGTTATGTTCCGGACGAAAAATTGCCTGAACTTTATTCTGCTTCAGACATTTTTGTGCTGCCTGCAATTTATGAAAACTTTCCCTTTGCGATACTAGAAGCCCAATCTACTGCTTTGCCAGTTATTTCCACAAATGTTGGAGGAATACCAGAATTCTTGGAAGATAGAAAAAACGGATTTGTAATTGAAGCAGGAGATGAACCTGAGTTGACTCAAAAACTGTTGACCTTGTTGCAGAATCCTGACCTCGCAAAAAAGATGGGTGACCTTGGACGTGAAATGATTGAACAAAAGCTATCATGGAATATTATTACAAACCAAGTTATTGACCTGTACCATGAACTATTAGGAACTGCTTAA
- a CDS encoding class I SAM-dependent methyltransferase has translation MSLDKNLQEKIRKANLSLHKYEAKYYELIHPEIYNQHEQNRLLSTLKKANELILYPPNRRVKMALDFGAGTGNVTGKLLNMGFHVTAVDLSVEMCTILKKKYSDYVKLKKLVVVNSAVEDLIFEKESFDLITCYSVLHHLPDYVVAVRNLSGFLRKGGVMYLDHEISPFYWEPEPHMVANLLKFVYLYLNPVFNSLYFRLMGLKLPSLDYELSDYWYAKNHHIVHKKIKKVFEEQTYEHFERHDYHLRRGLFLNSFFILYKYICRPETSLWLAKK, from the coding sequence TTGTCTTTAGATAAAAATCTTCAAGAAAAAATTCGAAAAGCAAACTTGTCCCTCCATAAATATGAAGCAAAATATTATGAACTAATTCATCCCGAGATTTATAACCAGCATGAACAAAATCGGTTACTTTCTACATTAAAAAAAGCAAATGAATTAATTTTATATCCTCCGAATAGGCGGGTAAAGATGGCTCTTGATTTCGGGGCTGGAACGGGCAATGTAACAGGTAAACTGCTGAATATGGGTTTCCACGTAACTGCAGTGGATCTTTCTGTGGAAATGTGTACGATTTTAAAAAAAAAATATTCAGATTATGTAAAATTAAAAAAACTGGTTGTTGTGAATTCTGCGGTAGAAGATTTGATTTTTGAAAAAGAATCTTTTGATTTGATAACTTGTTATTCTGTGTTGCATCATCTGCCTGATTATGTTGTTGCTGTACGTAATCTTTCCGGGTTTTTACGAAAAGGAGGGGTGATGTATTTGGATCATGAGATATCTCCCTTTTATTGGGAACCCGAACCCCATATGGTGGCGAATTTGTTAAAATTTGTATATTTATATTTGAATCCAGTGTTTAACAGTTTATATTTTCGGCTCATGGGTTTGAAACTTCCTTCTCTTGATTACGAGTTGTCTGATTACTGGTATGCAAAAAACCATCATATAGTCCATAAAAAAATAAAAAAAGTGTTTGAAGAACAAACTTACGAACACTTTGAACGCCATGATTATCATCTTAGACGAGGATTGTTTTTGAATTCTTTTTTCATTTTATACAAATATATTTGTAGACCTGAAACAAGTTTGTGGTTAGCAAAAAAATAA
- a CDS encoding RnfABCDGE type electron transport complex subunit D — protein sequence MVKAPMTKDLLMQYTLVALFVIAFLSYFVFGLQALLVCGIAGGVAVLCDMLMAKVMGSKAPKDMMSAAVFGLIVGLSYSLGEPMMALGTVYPVLAGGLEMYLYPALISAVGLIVFKKLAGLAGRKYVNPAAVAKLLVLGLLFLPMLTNVNVLIPEDHTISIDLTQPLTEEVFSNTLVTCYGHPTDVMTELMMGGSFQLDDAVWTMMWAKYHGWIGGFSSLLVIGVGLGLFFVCRGYIKWRITLSYLLGTAVVAAVMSAMYVGAAPMMNDMILRIVFHLFMGSSIFLAFFMATDPATTPMTHTGQLIFGVGLAVLTIVIQTYTGFLGGSILALVIMNLTCPVLDHIGAPKGTNERRTVKLPKVKKVGSPVTTACIRCGQCLTACPMNIPSIFVKNAADKGDWAKAKELGAGYCIECGQCSLVCPARIDLKGAVVSAKGK from the coding sequence ATGGTAAAAGCTCCAATGACTAAAGATTTGTTAATGCAATACACATTAGTTGCACTATTCGTTATCGCATTTTTGTCCTATTTCGTATTTGGACTTCAAGCTCTCTTAGTATGCGGAATTGCTGGTGGTGTCGCAGTTCTCTGTGACATGTTGATGGCTAAAGTCATGGGTTCAAAAGCACCCAAAGACATGATGTCTGCGGCTGTTTTCGGGTTAATTGTTGGTTTATCTTATTCATTAGGAGAACCAATGATGGCTCTGGGAACAGTCTATCCAGTTTTAGCTGGTGGACTTGAAATGTATTTGTATCCTGCTTTGATTTCTGCTGTTGGTTTGATTGTATTCAAGAAACTAGCTGGATTAGCTGGACGCAAATATGTTAACCCTGCTGCAGTTGCAAAACTTCTGGTTTTAGGTTTGCTCTTTTTGCCCATGCTAACTAACGTTAACGTCTTAATCCCTGAAGATCACACAATTTCAATAGATTTAACACAGCCTCTAACCGAAGAAGTTTTCTCTAACACTCTGGTCACTTGCTATGGACATCCAACAGATGTTATGACGGAATTAATGATGGGGGGATCTTTCCAATTAGATGACGCTGTTTGGACCATGATGTGGGCAAAATACCACGGTTGGATTGGCGGATTCTCAAGCCTATTAGTAATCGGTGTTGGATTAGGATTATTCTTTGTTTGCCGAGGCTACATCAAATGGCGAATTACTCTGTCATACTTGCTAGGTACCGCAGTTGTTGCTGCAGTTATGAGTGCCATGTATGTTGGCGCTGCTCCAATGATGAACGACATGATTCTAAGAATAGTGTTCCACCTGTTTATGGGCAGTTCAATATTCTTAGCGTTCTTCATGGCAACTGATCCTGCAACCACGCCAATGACACACACAGGACAACTCATATTCGGTGTTGGCTTAGCAGTACTAACAATCGTGATTCAAACCTACACTGGATTTTTGGGCGGATCTATCCTTGCGTTGGTTATCATGAACTTGACTTGTCCTGTTCTTGATCACATCGGTGCACCAAAAGGAACCAATGAAAGACGTACCGTAAAACTACCAAAGGTCAAAAAAGTCGGAAGCCCTGTTACTACCGCTTGTATTCGTTGTGGACAATGTCTAACTGCTTGCCCAATGAACATACCTTCAATATTCGTCAAAAATGCTGCTGACAAAGGTGACTGGGCAAAAGCAAAGGAACTGGGTGCTGGTTACTGTATTGAATGTGGTCAATGCTCTTTGGTTTGTCCTGCGAGAATTGATCTGAAAGGTGCAGTAGTTTCTGCTAAAGGCAAATAG
- a CDS encoding glycosyltransferase encodes MKNKATNNTELGVSIIVTTLNSAQTLDECLQSIFELDYPKELLEVIVVDGGSTDATIEIAKKYSVKLVYSQLNPAAAYNLVLDDAKHEVIGLIDSDAKVEKQWLTKLANLLDDPKIAGASGTVETWNKNNLVPRVIGYELNYRYRRLPKSVERVATMNLLLKKQIVKKIGGFDETLPTQYDTDIGARLAKEGYTIAFDSEAVCYHFHRPTLGAFFRQQYKYGQNTWKLYLKHPKLAKGDKITDGWMNAQPILYGIAGILLLVSFVTIFHWIPSFAFLGIVTVTLLQYVASATKISSIYRDGSAMYLVVIYFVRALGWTLGGITSLIQIALTREEDKH; translated from the coding sequence TTGAAAAACAAAGCAACCAACAATACTGAGTTAGGCGTAAGCATAATAGTAACCACCTTAAACAGCGCCCAAACCCTAGATGAATGCTTACAGTCAATTTTCGAGTTAGATTACCCAAAAGAATTGCTTGAAGTAATTGTTGTTGATGGAGGCTCAACAGATGCAACAATAGAGATTGCAAAAAAATATTCTGTTAAACTGGTTTACAGTCAGCTTAATCCTGCTGCTGCATATAACCTTGTTTTGGACGATGCAAAACATGAAGTAATTGGGTTGATAGATTCTGACGCTAAAGTAGAAAAACAGTGGCTAACAAAACTTGCTAACCTTTTAGATGACCCAAAAATTGCTGGAGCAAGCGGAACGGTAGAAACATGGAATAAAAACAATCTAGTTCCAAGGGTTATCGGTTATGAATTAAATTACAGGTATCGAAGGCTTCCCAAATCTGTTGAACGCGTCGCAACCATGAACCTGTTACTGAAAAAACAGATTGTTAAAAAAATTGGAGGATTTGACGAAACTCTTCCAACCCAGTACGACACAGACATCGGCGCAAGGCTAGCAAAAGAGGGCTATACAATAGCTTTTGATTCTGAAGCAGTTTGTTATCATTTTCATCGTCCGACTTTGGGAGCTTTTTTCCGGCAACAATACAAGTATGGTCAGAACACTTGGAAACTTTATTTGAAGCACCCTAAACTTGCAAAGGGAGATAAGATAACAGACGGATGGATGAACGCCCAACCTATACTGTATGGAATTGCAGGTATCTTGCTTTTAGTTAGTTTTGTTACGATCTTTCATTGGATTCCATCTTTTGCATTTTTGGGCATAGTAACGGTAACTTTATTGCAGTATGTTGCTTCTGCAACAAAAATTTCTTCAATTTATAGGGACGGGTCTGCCATGTATTTGGTTGTTATATATTTTGTTCGTGCCCTTGGTTGGACATTGGGGGGAATAACATCTTTAATTCAAATTGCATTAACAAGAGAAGAGGATAAACATTGA